One window of the Dyella humicola genome contains the following:
- a CDS encoding response regulator transcription factor: MPDVLIADDHPLFRDALQRAVLAAVPDARVHSADSVYNLLGLIDQFPDAELLLLDLHMPGARGYSALVHIRGQFPGLPTIVVSGHEDASVARRAVAHGASAYIPKSTAGEDIITAIRKVLDGDVWLPPQLLGGGAELKPDEAAVAERVATLTPQQFRVLTMIAEGQLNKQIAYDLGVSEATVKAHMTSIMRKLGVNNRTQVALAASHLALDQETMPPMPEDEEG; this comes from the coding sequence ATGCCTGACGTACTGATCGCCGACGACCATCCGCTGTTCCGCGACGCGCTGCAACGCGCGGTGCTTGCCGCCGTGCCTGATGCACGGGTGCACAGCGCCGACAGCGTGTACAACCTGCTCGGCCTGATCGACCAATTCCCTGACGCTGAATTGCTCTTGCTGGATCTGCATATGCCTGGCGCACGCGGTTATTCCGCGCTGGTGCATATCCGGGGGCAGTTTCCTGGTTTGCCGACGATCGTGGTATCCGGCCATGAGGACGCTTCGGTGGCGCGACGCGCGGTGGCGCATGGCGCATCAGCGTATATCCCCAAGTCGACGGCCGGCGAGGACATCATCACCGCCATCCGCAAAGTGCTCGATGGCGATGTCTGGTTGCCGCCTCAGTTGCTCGGCGGTGGCGCGGAACTGAAGCCCGATGAAGCCGCGGTCGCCGAACGGGTCGCCACGCTGACACCGCAGCAATTCCGAGTGCTCACGATGATCGCCGAGGGTCAACTCAACAAGCAGATCGCTTACGACCTGGGCGTCTCCGAAGCCACCGTGAAAGCCCACATGACCTCGATCATGCGCAAGCTGGGCGTCAACAACCGCACCCAGGTCGCGCTGGCCGCCAGTCATCTCGCGCTGGATCAGGAGACCATGCCGCCGATGCCCGAGGACGAAGAGGGCTAG
- a CDS encoding 4'-phosphopantetheinyl transferase family protein translates to MTTHSQTPTKVAERLGDDEIHVWRLAYDHHQGRAPLLAMLGAYLGLPAEAIRLEESDHGRPLLALAHHANAFAFNWSHSNDQALIAIARGIVPGVDLERLRAHPRALPIARRYFSPEEAAGLEALPDEQRDRAFLELWTAKEAVLKALGRGLAFGLHRLSISGSPEAPVLGRLEGHEADQWQLHRLALDDHHVGSLAWHGEPRRIRLWTLADKR, encoded by the coding sequence ATGACGACGCACAGCCAGACGCCAACGAAAGTAGCAGAGCGGCTGGGTGATGACGAGATACACGTATGGCGGCTTGCCTACGATCACCATCAGGGGCGGGCGCCGCTGCTCGCCATGCTGGGCGCGTATCTGGGGCTGCCGGCGGAGGCCATTCGGCTGGAGGAATCGGACCACGGCCGGCCACTCCTCGCCCTCGCACATCACGCCAACGCCTTCGCCTTCAATTGGTCGCACAGCAACGATCAGGCCCTGATCGCGATCGCCCGGGGCATTGTTCCAGGCGTCGACCTGGAGCGACTTCGCGCGCATCCACGCGCCTTGCCCATCGCGCGACGCTATTTCAGCCCGGAGGAGGCGGCTGGCCTGGAAGCCCTGCCCGACGAGCAACGCGACCGCGCCTTCCTCGAATTATGGACCGCCAAGGAAGCCGTGCTTAAAGCGCTCGGCCGTGGCCTGGCCTTTGGCCTTCACCGGCTAAGCATCAGCGGTTCGCCGGAGGCGCCCGTACTGGGGCGTCTCGAAGGCCACGAAGCGGATCAATGGCAGTTGCACCGGCTCGCCCTCGACGATCATCACGTGGGCTCACTCGCATGGCACGGCGAGCCGCGCCGCATCAGGCTGTGGACACTTGCCGATAAACGCTGA
- a CDS encoding hybrid sensor histidine kinase/response regulator, producing MIAGWVLLLVSLLYLGLLFVVAYAGDRRPLYPRQPRLRPVVYSLALAVYCSSWTFFGAVGTAAREGLNYLPIYLGPILLFVFGFGLLRRLVLVARQRNITSIADFIGARFGKSHGLAALVAIIAVIAVVPYLALQFKAVAMSYAVLGGPGVPQFGDSALWCAILLATFAILFGTRTIDATEHHHGMMLAIAVESLIKLIVFIALACYALWRGPGLQATMQLPLQAFSEGVSPGFLAQTLLAFCAMFCLPRQFQIGVVECEDPRDLTRARWLFPIYMAIVCLAVLPILAAGLHLPQVQMGLKDAWVLNLPIAHGDRGMALLAFLGGFSAATGMVIVSCVALSTMISNDLIMPMLLRIHRFKLDQRSDLSQLVLLVRRIAIIALAAMAYVYYRVVADTTNLAATGLLAFAAVAQFAPAIVAALYWRSASRKGVAVGLAAGFLVWVYTLLIPAMERTAPWLETGPLGLSWLQPQALFHLSGWDPVMHGTFWSLLLNVACLIFVSLRFRPSLEERLHAAMFVDPYAIDSRGAGDWRGRVAVGDLRTIAERIVGERSSQRAFEEYAERRGRPLQPGEAADRALIQYTERLLASAVGAASARRILMGALSGSGLDIAEAMALMDEASQELRFNRELLSTTLENVSQGISVVDVGMRLVAWNRRYLELFDYPDGMVYVGVPVADLIHWNAEHGECGPGEVEAHVAKRIGHMHAGSPHLFQRVRPDGTVIEMRGRALPGGGYVTTYTDVTAYAHAEQALIEANETLEQRVEQRTAELSEALSATAHARREAETANASKTRFLAAASHDLLQPLNAARLFTSALRQHPGLDAEAGQLAERIDASFRAAEDLLDALLDTSRLDAGSYRADIGNFALADVFDSLKEQFAVIAEQRGLRFRVAPTRLAVRSDPQLLRRILQNFISNALRYTREGGVLLGARRIGHEVRIEVWDTGPGIAPGQRARIFGEFQRLDRPSPWGEKGLGLGLSICDRIAGILDHRLELDSREGNGSRFAVRVPRVEASVPRRRTVVHQISSEQLPLTVLCLDNDASILDGMRALLQRWGVDCRTALDVAQAEQELRRGRIDLVLADYHLSDDMDGLQALQHLHATLGELPPVAMITADGSSELKQRARALGYPLLHKPVRPAALRALLTALVRRQTPA from the coding sequence TTGATCGCCGGCTGGGTGTTGCTACTGGTTTCGTTGCTCTACTTAGGCCTGCTCTTCGTAGTGGCCTATGCCGGCGACCGACGGCCACTGTATCCCCGCCAGCCTCGATTGAGACCCGTGGTTTACAGCCTCGCACTGGCCGTGTACTGCTCCTCGTGGACGTTCTTCGGTGCGGTCGGTACGGCGGCGCGCGAGGGCCTGAACTACCTACCGATCTACCTGGGCCCCATCCTGCTGTTCGTCTTTGGCTTCGGACTGTTGCGCCGCCTGGTGCTGGTGGCGCGCCAGCGCAATATCACGTCGATCGCCGACTTCATCGGCGCGCGTTTTGGCAAGTCGCATGGCTTGGCAGCTCTCGTCGCCATCATCGCCGTGATCGCCGTGGTGCCTTACCTTGCGCTGCAGTTCAAGGCGGTGGCGATGTCCTATGCCGTGCTTGGTGGGCCAGGCGTGCCACAGTTCGGCGACAGTGCGTTGTGGTGCGCCATCCTGTTGGCGACGTTTGCGATCCTGTTCGGCACGCGCACCATCGACGCCACCGAGCATCATCACGGCATGATGCTGGCGATTGCCGTGGAATCGCTGATCAAGCTGATCGTCTTCATCGCGCTGGCGTGTTATGCGCTGTGGCGCGGGCCTGGACTGCAGGCCACCATGCAATTGCCACTGCAGGCGTTCTCCGAGGGTGTGTCGCCAGGCTTTCTCGCACAGACGCTGCTGGCGTTCTGCGCCATGTTCTGTCTCCCCCGGCAGTTCCAGATCGGCGTGGTGGAATGCGAAGACCCGCGCGACCTGACCCGGGCGCGCTGGTTGTTTCCCATCTACATGGCGATCGTCTGCCTTGCGGTGCTGCCCATTCTCGCTGCAGGCCTGCATCTGCCGCAGGTGCAAATGGGACTGAAGGATGCGTGGGTATTGAACCTGCCGATCGCGCACGGCGACCGCGGCATGGCGCTGCTGGCTTTCCTGGGTGGATTCTCGGCAGCCACCGGCATGGTCATCGTGTCGTGCGTGGCGCTATCGACCATGATCAGCAATGACCTGATCATGCCGATGTTGCTGCGCATCCATCGCTTCAAGCTCGACCAGCGGTCGGATCTGTCACAGCTCGTCCTTCTCGTGCGTCGCATCGCGATCATCGCGTTGGCCGCGATGGCCTATGTGTATTACCGCGTCGTGGCCGATACGACCAATCTTGCCGCTACCGGTCTGTTGGCGTTTGCGGCGGTGGCGCAATTTGCGCCGGCGATCGTGGCGGCGTTGTATTGGCGCAGCGCGAGTCGCAAAGGCGTTGCGGTGGGTCTAGCTGCGGGCTTTCTGGTTTGGGTCTACACCTTGTTGATACCAGCAATGGAGCGCACGGCGCCGTGGCTGGAGACGGGCCCCTTGGGCCTCAGCTGGTTGCAGCCGCAGGCCTTGTTCCACCTGAGCGGTTGGGACCCGGTCATGCACGGTACGTTCTGGTCGCTGCTGCTCAACGTGGCCTGCCTGATCTTCGTCTCGCTGCGTTTTCGCCCCAGCCTGGAAGAGCGCCTGCACGCGGCGATGTTTGTCGATCCCTACGCCATCGATAGCCGTGGTGCCGGTGATTGGCGCGGTCGGGTGGCGGTTGGCGATCTGCGCACGATCGCCGAGCGCATTGTTGGCGAACGCAGTAGCCAGCGTGCCTTCGAGGAGTACGCGGAACGCCGCGGCCGTCCGCTGCAACCGGGCGAAGCCGCCGATCGCGCGTTGATCCAGTACACCGAACGCCTCCTCGCATCGGCCGTCGGTGCGGCGAGCGCGCGTCGCATCCTGATGGGCGCGTTATCCGGCTCGGGCCTGGATATCGCTGAGGCGATGGCGTTGATGGATGAAGCATCGCAAGAGCTTCGCTTCAATCGCGAGCTACTTTCCACGACGTTGGAAAACGTGTCCCAGGGCATCAGCGTGGTTGACGTCGGCATGCGCCTGGTGGCGTGGAACCGCCGCTACCTGGAACTTTTCGACTATCCCGATGGCATGGTCTACGTCGGCGTGCCGGTGGCCGACCTGATCCACTGGAACGCCGAGCATGGTGAATGCGGCCCGGGCGAAGTCGAAGCGCATGTCGCCAAACGCATCGGCCATATGCATGCTGGTTCACCCCATTTGTTCCAGCGTGTTCGTCCGGACGGTACCGTGATCGAGATGCGTGGCCGCGCGCTGCCGGGAGGAGGCTATGTCACGACGTATACCGATGTCACCGCCTACGCACACGCGGAGCAGGCGTTGATCGAAGCGAATGAAACGCTGGAGCAACGCGTGGAGCAACGTACCGCGGAATTGAGCGAGGCGCTTTCCGCGACAGCCCATGCACGCCGCGAAGCGGAAACGGCCAATGCCTCGAAGACACGCTTTCTCGCCGCCGCGAGCCACGACCTGTTGCAGCCCCTCAATGCTGCGCGATTGTTCACTTCTGCCCTGCGCCAGCATCCCGGACTGGACGCCGAGGCTGGACAACTGGCCGAACGCATCGATGCATCCTTTCGTGCCGCGGAGGACTTGCTTGATGCGTTGCTGGACACGTCGCGCCTCGATGCGGGAAGTTATCGCGCCGACATCGGCAACTTCGCCCTGGCCGATGTGTTTGACTCGCTGAAAGAGCAGTTTGCCGTCATCGCGGAACAACGCGGTTTGCGCTTCCGCGTCGCGCCGACGCGCCTGGCCGTGCGTAGTGATCCGCAATTGCTGCGCCGCATTCTGCAGAACTTCATTTCCAACGCATTGCGCTATACGCGTGAGGGAGGCGTTCTGCTCGGCGCCCGTCGTATCGGCCATGAGGTACGCATCGAGGTGTGGGATACCGGACCGGGTATTGCACCGGGCCAACGCGCGCGCATTTTCGGTGAATTCCAGCGGCTGGATCGACCCTCGCCATGGGGTGAGAAAGGCTTGGGCCTGGGCTTGTCGATCTGCGATCGCATCGCTGGCATTCTCGACCATCGACTCGAGCTGGATTCGCGTGAGGGTAACGGCAGCCGTTTTGCCGTTCGCGTGCCGCGCGTAGAGGCAAGCGTGCCGCGACGGCGCACGGTCGTGCATCAGATATCCAGCGAACAATTGCCGTTGACCGTGCTGTGCCTGGACAACGACGCGTCGATCCTCGATGGTATGCGTGCACTGCTGCAGCGCTGGGGTGTCGACTGCCGCACGGCACTCGATGTGGCGCAGGCGGAACAGGAGTTGCGACGTGGCCGCATCGATCTGGTCCTGGCCGACTACCACCTGAGCGACGATATGGATGGCCTGCAGGCCCTGCAGCATCTGCATGCCACCCTTGGTGAATTGCCGCCGGTGGCGATGATTACGGCCGATGGCAGCAGCGAGTTGAAACAACGTGCCCGCGCACTTGGCTATCCGTTGCTGCACAAGCCCGTGCGCCCCGCTGCCTTGCGCGCGCTGCTGACTGCCCTGGTACGCCGGCAGACTCCGGCCTAG
- the acs gene encoding acetate--CoA ligase translates to MTKLYPVKPDFAAKARIRKEDYERMYDESIRDPEGFWGKVGQRLAWSKAPTRIKNVSYDPNNLHIRWYEDGELNVSANCLDRHLAERGDKTAIIFEGDDPNESRHISYRQLHEEVCKFANTLKHLGVTKGDRVAIYLPMIPEAAVAMLACARIGAIHSVVFGGFSPDSLAGRIADSTAKVVVTADEGLRGGKHIPLKTNVDAALERPGTNSVETVIVVRRTGSAVPMQSPRDRYYHTLMEGQSADCPPAPVDAEHPLFILYTSGSTGKPKGVLHTSGGYLVFASYTHELVFDLREDDVYWCTADVGWVTGHSYVVYGPLANGATTLMFDGVPNYPDTSRFWNVVDKHKVTLFYTAPTAIRALMREGEAPVKKASRASLRVLGSVGEPINPEAWEWYYRVVGDERCPIVDTWWQTETGGILITPLPGAIDAKPGSATLPFFGIVPAVVDAGGNVLKGATEGNLVITDSWPGQMRTVYGDHQRFIDTYFSAYPGNYFTGDGVRRDEDGYYWITGRVDDVINVSGHRIGTAEVESALVSHPKVAEAAVVGCPHEIKGQGIYAYVTLIAGETGTDELRKELIAWVRKEIGPIATPDYLQWAPSLPKTRSGKIMRRILRKIGENLPDQLGDISTLADPGVVKSLVEERLIK, encoded by the coding sequence ATGACCAAGCTCTACCCCGTCAAGCCCGATTTCGCCGCCAAGGCGCGGATTCGCAAGGAGGATTACGAACGGATGTACGACGAATCCATCCGCGATCCAGAGGGCTTCTGGGGCAAGGTGGGTCAGCGGCTGGCGTGGAGCAAGGCACCCACCCGGATCAAGAACGTCTCCTACGACCCGAACAACCTGCATATCCGCTGGTATGAGGACGGCGAGCTCAACGTATCCGCCAACTGCCTCGACCGTCACCTGGCCGAGCGCGGCGACAAGACCGCCATCATCTTCGAAGGTGACGACCCGAACGAATCGCGCCACATCAGCTACCGCCAGTTGCATGAAGAAGTGTGCAAGTTCGCCAACACGCTCAAGCACCTTGGCGTTACCAAGGGCGATCGTGTAGCCATCTATCTGCCGATGATCCCGGAAGCCGCGGTGGCCATGCTGGCCTGTGCGCGCATCGGCGCCATCCACTCGGTGGTCTTTGGCGGTTTCTCGCCCGATTCACTGGCCGGGCGGATCGCTGACTCCACCGCCAAGGTGGTGGTCACCGCTGATGAAGGCTTGCGCGGCGGCAAGCATATTCCGCTCAAGACCAACGTCGACGCGGCGCTGGAGCGACCCGGCACCAACAGCGTGGAAACCGTCATCGTGGTCCGCCGCACCGGCTCTGCCGTGCCGATGCAGTCGCCGCGTGACCGCTATTACCACACGCTGATGGAGGGTCAGTCCGCCGACTGCCCGCCCGCGCCGGTCGATGCCGAGCACCCGCTGTTCATCCTTTATACCTCCGGTTCCACCGGCAAACCGAAGGGCGTGCTGCACACCTCGGGCGGCTACCTGGTATTTGCCAGCTATACCCACGAACTGGTGTTCGACCTGCGTGAAGACGACGTGTACTGGTGCACCGCCGACGTAGGCTGGGTCACCGGACACAGCTACGTGGTGTATGGGCCGCTGGCCAACGGCGCGACCACGCTGATGTTCGACGGCGTGCCGAACTACCCCGATACCAGCCGCTTCTGGAACGTGGTGGACAAGCACAAGGTCACCTTGTTCTACACCGCGCCCACCGCGATCCGCGCACTGATGCGAGAAGGCGAAGCGCCGGTGAAAAAGGCTTCGCGCGCGTCGCTGCGTGTACTCGGCTCGGTGGGCGAACCGATCAACCCGGAAGCCTGGGAGTGGTACTACCGCGTGGTTGGCGACGAGCGTTGCCCGATCGTGGATACCTGGTGGCAGACCGAAACCGGCGGCATCCTGATTACGCCGCTGCCGGGCGCCATCGACGCCAAGCCGGGTTCGGCCACCTTGCCGTTCTTCGGCATCGTCCCGGCCGTGGTCGACGCCGGCGGCAACGTGCTCAAGGGCGCCACGGAAGGCAACCTGGTCATCACCGATTCCTGGCCGGGCCAGATGCGTACGGTCTATGGCGATCACCAGCGCTTCATCGACACCTATTTCAGCGCCTATCCAGGCAACTATTTCACCGGCGACGGTGTGCGCCGCGACGAAGACGGCTACTACTGGATCACCGGCCGCGTTGATGACGTCATCAACGTGAGCGGCCACCGCATCGGCACCGCCGAAGTGGAAAGCGCCCTCGTGTCGCATCCCAAGGTGGCCGAAGCGGCCGTGGTGGGTTGTCCACACGAGATCAAGGGCCAGGGCATCTATGCGTATGTCACGCTGATCGCTGGCGAGACCGGCACGGACGAGCTGCGCAAGGAACTCATCGCCTGGGTGCGCAAGGAGATTGGCCCGATCGCCACGCCGGATTATCTGCAGTGGGCGCCGAGCCTGCCGAAGACGCGCTCCGGGAAAATCATGCGCCGCATCCTGCGCAAGATCGGCGAGAACCTGCCCGATCAGCTCGGCGACATCTCCACGCTGGCCGATCCTGGCGTGGTGAAGAGCCTGGTCGAGGAGCGCTTGATCAAATGA